Part of the Bacillus cereus group sp. RP43 genome is shown below.
CTTGTTTACAAACAAGAGGGCATAGGAGTAATATATTGTACATAAATTCATATCACAATTCGCTGAATCCATATGGAGCGGGGGAACCAAATTTTGTGCGATTGCACTCGGGGTGAATCCTTCTTAAATGAAGGTAGGGCTACTCTCAAGGCCCGAATCCGACAGCTAACCTCGTAAGCGTTTCGAGAGGGGATACTATGGTGATTTTTAAAAACACTGGGTGAACTTTAGTGTCTTTTTTTATACTCTTTTTTAGAAAATAATTCAAAAAAAGGATGAGACACTTGAAAGAAACACCCATAAAAACGAGAAATTCACTTTTTTCTTTTTCTTCTAACTCCCAGCCTTCTGAATTAAGAAGAGAATTAGGGATGAGACATTTAACAATGATTTCTATAGGTGGAAGCATTGGAACTGGGTTATTTATTGCAAGTGGAAATACGATTCATACAGCAGGACCTGGTGGGGCAATTATAGCTTATTTGTTGATGGGTTGTATTGTTTACCTGTTGATGACCAGCTTGGGAGAGATGGCAGCGTATATGCCTACATCTGGTTCTTTTAGTACATATGCTGCTAAATTTGTAGATCCTGCATTTGGTTTTGCGATTGGTTGGAATTACTGGTTTAGCTGGACTATTACTCTTGCAGTTGAAATTTCATCAGGAGCTATTCTTATGAAATATTGGTTTCCATATAGTCCATCTATTCTTTGGAGTGCGTTATTCATACTGTTTATGTTTGGAATTAATATTCTTTCAGTGAAGCATTATGGAGAAATGGAGTTTTGGCTTTCACTTGTAAAAGTTATTACTATAGTCACGTTTATTATATTAGGAATAGCCACGATATTCGGAATTTTCAAAGGGAATCCTATTGGATTTCACAATCTAACAATTGGAGACGCACCGTTTCATGGAGGTATTCTTTCCATTTTTAGTGTGTTTATGATTGCGGGGTTTTCCTTCCAAGGTACAGAAATGGTCGGAGTTGTAGCTGGAGAAAGTAAGGCTCCTGAAAAGCATATTCCAAAAGCTGTGCGGCAAATCTTTTGGAGAATTCTCTTATTTTACATACTTACCATTTGCATAATTGGAGTCATAATTCCCTATACAGATCAGAATCTAGTTAACAATGACATTAGTAATATTACAATGAGTCCCTTTACCCTAGTTTTTGAGAAAATTGGATTCGCATTTGCAGCTTCTATTATGAATGCGGTTATCTTGATATCTGTTCTATCAGCTGGTAATTCTGGAATGTATGTTGCAACCCGAATGTTATGGGTAATGGCAAAAGAAGGGAAAGCTCCAAATTGCTTAAAAAAAGTAAATAAACAAGGTATTCCTATTAATGCTTTACTTATGACAACGGCTGTGTCAATCGTAGCGTTTGCAGCTTCTTTATTTGGAGAAGGGCAAGCATTTATATGGCTTTTGAATGCTTCAGGACTTTGTGGATTTATTGCATGGTTAGGAATTGCTATAAGCCATTATCGTTTTCGTCAGGCTTTTTTACATCAAGAAAAGAATTTAAATAAGCTCCCGTATCAAGCAAAGTGGTATCCCATCGGTCCTATTTTGGCTTTTGTAATATGTACTATTATTATTTTAGGGCAGAATTATTCAGCCTTTATGGGATCACATGTCGATTGGTATGAAGTGCTTGCTACTTATATTGGTTTACTACTGTTTCTTGTATTTTGGTTCGGCTATAAAATTATAAAAAAAACAAAGGTGATTCCATTACAACAAGTCAATTTAGATCATGATAATCATTAAGAATGGAAATTAAGGAGACAGAAATATGGAACTAGACATTCTACTTAGGTTACTTGTAGCAATACTTGTTGGAGCAATGATTGGATTAGAGCGCCAATGGCACAATTGCATAGCTGGATTACGTACAAATATACTTGTTTCCGTGGGTGCTGCACTTTTTGTACTATTAAGTGTACTCACTCCAACCGATAATACACCTACAAGAATTGCTTCTCAAATTGTAAGCGGGATTGGTTTTTTAGGTGCTGGAGTTATTATGAAAGATGGATTGACAGTTCGAGGACTGGATACCGCAGCAACTTTATGGTGTTCTGCAGCTGTAGGAACGTTAGCTGGTAGTGGTTATTTACTTATAGCTATAACAGGCACCATTCTTATTGTTAGCATAAATAGTTTACTAAGACCTGTTTCGAAGTGGATTTCCGAAAAATCTGAAAAGGGTTTTAAATATTCCCAACAAGTTACTTCTCTCTCTTATAGAGTAAAACATAAATCATCAGAGAAGAAAGATTGTTAACGAGAAGCTAATTTAAGACCGTTTAACTACAAACACGCTCTCGAAAATCCTGGATGGTTAAATGCCAATAGTGATATTAGTAAATATAATGTTAAAGTGGGTAGAGATGAATGTAAAAATGTCTGGCATGAAAATGTATATAAAAATTACACTGATTTTAATAATTGGAAGCAGCAACTCTTAACCTGCTGTGAGTTCAGGAAATTCACTCATGTAGAACTACAAGAAATCAAAAATGAAATTGATAAATAGATGACTTAAAATGTTTCAGAAATGAAACTAATTGAGTCATCTATTTTTATTATGTAGGGAATGTTGTAAAGTAAATGGAGAAGGTACTTTTTACTTGGTTAAAATCTAAGTCTATTAAAAAGTAAGTCAAAAACTTTCTTTTGTACAACAAAGTAGCTAGCTTAAGCAGCCAACTACTTGTTGTACAAAAGAAATCAGGCCATACAAAATGATATGTAACTTTATGGTTCTTAAATTTATTAAGAGACATGGATTAATATAAGCTAGAATATATTAATCAAAAAATAGATTAGACAATTGCATAATGAACTCGGGGCACGCATCAAACGCTTTGCTGAAAGAAGAGAATAAAGACTCTTATAACATATATATAGCCAGAGATAGACAAAACGCAGATTTCGTAGGTTATCAGATAAAATATAAAGCTCCTGACATATTATATATGACGAATATGTTAGGAATTTTTATTTATTCATTCGTTTTTGATCTCGTTAAAACCATAAACAAAGTAATTATACAAAAAGCAATTAACACTAAGAAGGGGATAGTTATAAAACCTAGCCAATTTATATAATCAACATTATTGTTTGTTTTTCCTTCTCATTCTTATCTGTCATGACAGTTTTCTCCTTTTTGAGATAAACAAGCATCGTTTTTATCACATGACGCTACTACATTTTGTACGTCATGAAAGACAACATCAAACATAGCGAGTAACTGTTCAATTTGCTGATTGCGCAAGGAATAGTGGACGTATTTTCCTTCTTGTCTACCTAGAATGATTCCGCATCCTTTTAAACAATTTAGATGCTGAGATACGTTTGATTGATTTCCTTGGGTGATTTCTACAATTTCAGATACTGTTTTTTCACCATCCATCATACATTGAAGAATTTGTAGTCTTGTTTTATCAGCAAAGCCACGAATGAACTTTGCTTTTACATCTAAATCATTTGAGTTGCACAATTGTATCCTCTCCATTCGTATTAGTAATGACTAATATGTGTGTCAAAAAGAATTAAGAAAAGTTTGATATTTTTTGTTTTTTAGGGGATAAGTTTTCACAATATATTCATAAACTAGTAAAAAGCAGTTTACAAATTTGTATCTAGCTTATATAATTTGACTCATATAAAAAAGTTTCCTTAAGGAAACTTAGTTGTGAATTTACATTCGCATTATATTTTTTTGTTTGAAAGTTGCCTTTACGCAAAAAAATTACATATACGAAAAAAAGAAAGGAGGATGCATAAAAAATGACTGAGGCTATAATTGTCAAAGATTTATTTGTATCCTATCAAGGGAATCAAGTAGTTCAAAATGTTTCTTTTGAGATTGAAAAAGGAAAGCTCGTTGGGATTATTGGTCCAAACGGAGCAGGAAAGTCGACTTTGATGAAAGCTATTTTAGATTTAATCCCGAATGATAAGGGATATGTTCGGGTTCTTGGAGAGGATATTCGAAGCGCTAGAAAGCGTATTGCGTATGTACCACAAAGAAGTGATATAGATTGGGATTTCCCGATTACAGTTTTAGATGTAGTGCTAATTGGAACGTATCCATCTTTAGGGATGATGAAAAGACCGAGGAAAGAGCATCGAGATTGGGCATTTGAATGTCTAAAAAAAGTCGGAATGGAGGAATTTAAAAATCGCCAAATTGGTGAGCTTTCAGGCGGACAACAACAACGTGTCTTTTTAGCGAGAGCATTAGCACAAAAGGCGGAGATATTTTTCTTAGATGAACCGTTTGTTGGAATTGATGTAACGAGTGAAGAGACAATTATTAAAATTCTTAGAGAATTACGTAAAGAAGGGAAAACAATTGTTGTTGTACATCACGACCTAAGTAAAGCAGAGTCCTATTTTGATAAATTACTATTATTGAATAAGAGCTTAATTCATTACGGGGAAGTACGACAAGTATTAGAACCAACAGTTATGTCAAAAGCATATGTGAATCAAGGAATATTCTTCAATAATCCAGCGGAGGTACATTCATCATGAAGATTGTAGAATTTATAGATGCGTTAATGCAGTACGGTTTTCTGCAGAAGGCGTTATTAACTTCCGTGATGGTAGGAGTTATTTGTGGTGTAATTGGATGTTTTATTATTTTACGAGGTATGGCATTAATGGGTGATGCCATTTCACATGCTGTTCTTCCAGGAGTAGCGCTTTCTTATATGATTGGAATGAACTATTTTATAGGAGCAGTTTTAACAGGTGTTATAACTGCAGTTGGAATTGGATTTGTAAGTCAAAATAGTCGAATTAAACATGATATGGCTATAGGGATTATGTTTACATCTGTTTTCGCTGTTGGAATTATTTTAATTACCTTTATGAAGAGTAGTTCTGATTTGTACCATATTTTATTCGGGAATGTTCTATCGGTTCGTTCTTCTGATATGTGGATGACACTTATTATCGGAGTGGTCATTATTAGTCTTGTAATTTTATTTTACAAAGAATTACTTGTATCTACTTTTGATCCAACGATGGCGCAAAGTTATGGATTGCCAAATAAATGGATTCATTATGGCTTAATGATTCTACTTACAATGGTTACAGTTGCTTCACTTCAAACCGTGGGAATTATTTTGGTTGTTGCGATGCTGATCACACCAGCGGCTACAGCGTATTTATTAACAAACCGTTTATGGGTCATGATTTATTTAGCGGCAGGCATTGGTGCGCTTTCATCTGTAGTGGGGTTATTCTTTAGTTTCTCTTATAATCTTGCTTCAGGTGCAACGATAGTTCTTGTTGCAACATTCTTGTTCGGATTAGCATTCTTTTTCTCACCGTCACAAGGTTTGTTTTGGAGAGCTATCAAAATTAGAAAAAATAGAGCAGAGTTGTCATAATTGATTGGAGGATAATGATGAAATTTAAAAATATTTTATTATCGGTAATTTGTATGTTCGTATTTGCATTAACAGCGTGTTCTAGTAACACAAATGGAAAAGAAGAGGGTAGTGGAAAATTAAAAGTTGTAACAACATACTCAATTATATATGATATGGTGAAGCAAATTGGTGGAGATAAAGTTGAGATTCATAGTCTTGTTCCAATTGGAGCTAACCCGCATGAATATGATCCGCTACCAAAAGATGTTATGAAAATGACAGATGCAGATATGGTGTTTTACAATGGGCTAAACCTTGAAGAAGGCGGAGCGTGGTTTAAAAAGCTATTGAAAACGGCAAATAAATCAGAGAAAGATGCACCGGTTTATAAAGTAAGTGAAGGTGTAGAAGCTATTTATTTAGAAACAAAAGGATTAGAAAAAGAACCAGACCCACATGCTTGGATGAACATTAACAATGGTATTGTATACGCTGAAAATGTGAAGAAAGCATTAATTAAAGAAGATCCTAAAAATAAAGAGTTCTATACTAAAAATGCCGACAAGTATGTAGCAGAACTTCAAAAATTACATGATGAGACAGTAAACAGAATTCATCAAATCCCGGAGGAAAAACGTTTCTTAATCTCCAGTGAAGGTGCTTTTAAATACTTTGGAAAAGCATATGGTATTAAGACAGGATACATTTGGGAAATTAACTCAGAAAATCAAGGTACACCAGATCAAATTCGAGATGTTGTAAGTTTAATTCAAACAAACAAAGTTCCAGCTCTATTTGTAGAAACTAGTGTAGATCGACGTAGCATGGAAACTGTTTCAAAAGAAACAAACGTACCGATTGCCGGTACAATCTTTACAGACTCACTAGGTAAATCAGGTGAGGATGGAGATACTTATTTGAAAATGATGAAATGGAATATAGATACAATTATTAATGGGTTACAAAAGTAAAATCTAGCTGTTTTTCAATGTAGCGTAACTATTGAAATTTTATAAAATAAGAGAAGAAAGAGCCAGCTCATATGAGTTGGCTCTTTTATTTATCCCGCTATTTGCGGGCCGGTAAGACTCCCACCTTAAAATTCGGCGAATGCGAGGGAGTTAGGTGGGAGTCGGGATGCACGTAAAAGCACGATTGGTTTGGGCTATTAATCATTGGGGGATGGCCCCCCAATGATTAAAGTTTCATTTTATAGTTTTTTACTTTATTAATAATGGATTTGTTAGAAAGGATAATCATTTGTTTGATATAATTAATGGATGTGAAGTAGGAAATAGATAGAAAGATACTTCTAGCGATTTATACTTAAAATGTAGGGAGACTGAATAGAGTTATGGGGAATGAAAAAGAAATTAGTTCCGCTAAATTAATATGGAAGATGACGAGACCACACACATTAACGGCGACGTTTTCTCCTGTAATATTAGGGACTGTGGCATCACTTTATGTTGCCGAGATTCATTGGCTTTTATTTATTGCGATGATGTTTGCATGTTTAGCATTGCAAATAGCAACGAATTTATTTAATGAGTACTATGATTTCAAACGTGGATTAGACACTGCTGATTCTGTTGGAATTGGTGGTGGAATTGTCCGTCATGGATTGAAGCCAAAAAATGTTTTAACAGTTGCGCTTTTATTGTATGTAGTAGCAGCTTTTATTGGCATTTATATTTGTATGAATAGTAGCTGGTGGTTAGTGGTCATTGGTTTAATTGGGATGGCGGTTGGCTATTTATATACAGGTGGTCCATTACCAATTGCGTACACCCCATTTGGAGAATTAGTTTCTGGCTTGTTAATGGGGACATGTTTTGTACTCATTGCTTTCTTTATTCAAACGAATACTTTAACGATTGAAAGTGTATTGATTTCCATTCCAATTGGTATTTTAGTAGGTGCAATCAACATGTCGAATAACATCCGAGATATCGATGAAGATATTAAAGGTGGAAGAAAGACGTTAGCTATCCTCCTTGGGCGAGAGAAAGCAGTGGCAACACTAGCTGCAGCCTTTTTTATTGCTTATTTATGGATCGTTGTGATTGTGTTGATGGGTTATATAGGCCCTTGGGCATTAGTTATGTTCCTAGGTTTGAAAAAGCCAATCTCTGCAATTCAAGGTTTCCAAAAAGGAGTAAAGGAACCTGGATATATGCGCATAGCAATGAAATCAACAGCGATGACAAATACGATTTTTGGCTTCTTATTATCAGTCGGATTATTAATCAGTTATTTGTTTTAAATGAAAAACTATTGTTAAGTGATTAAACCCAAATTTTTCAATTTTAATATAGAGAAATTTGGGTTTTTATTTTTGGATTTTTATAATGTTGTAAATATATTTTTTACTGGTGGTAGCCCATGCCAATCAACCTAAGATTTTAAAGTATCCCCAAAACAAAAACTAAGCGAAATGCAGGGATTTTAGGGATGAAGTTGCAGCTACGAAAGAGAAGAAGAAGCCGTGGTGGAAGTTCTGGTAAGAATAAGATTTTATTGGACAAATGTACAAGCTAAGTTACTTAATTTGAATATCAATAATTATATTGATTTTCAAAAAAAGGTGGTGAATTATTTTGAACTCATATTTTTCAAAATCTAAGGGATGCTGTGGTAAGTTTCTTCCCGCTCATCCACCTGCTGTTCACTCGTTAGAATTCTCACCAGCGTATCGTAATTTCTGGCAAAATACATTTGTTACGATACCTAATGGACAGAACATTCCATTTAACAACCAAAGTATAGCTAACGCAGGAGGAATTGTTTTACTTTCTCCTACTACAGTATTTATTCCATTAGCTGGAGATTATGAAATTAACTATGTAATTACAACTGCTGTTTTTACAGAAGTAAATCGAGAACAACAAGTAACGGCTATTCTAAACGGAGCGCCAGTACCTAATTTCCAAACATCTTTTGGAACGATAACCAACATTGGAGAATCATGTGACCAATTTTCAGGAACAGCTATTTTAAGAGTACCAGCTAAATCAATTTTTTCATTAAGAAATACAAGTCTTAATGGAAGTTCTATCTCTCTTTGTAATCTAGTTGAAAGTGGTGCAGCACTAAACATTAAAAAATTAAGTTAAAATTTTTTAAAAAGGCTAGAAAAAACAGCTTTTCTATCGGTTATTGCAGTCTGTATAGTAATGTGGCATAAACTAAAATCTCCTTCAAATCCTCTAAAGGAGATTTTCTAGTTTTTTAGATGTACTAAAAAAGCAAAATGTTACTTCAACATTTTTTATGCAAGGTAGCAATTTACAAAATACAGGTTTTCAGGAAAATGTTATCTAATTTTACTGATAAAGAAGCCGATGGTGCTCAGGGCAACTTCTTTTAGAATTGATTCATGCAATGTAGCCTATGGGAAAAGTAACATTATAAAACAAAATAAAAGAGCCAGCTCATACGAGTTGGCTCTTTTATTTATCTACTATTTCCAATTGTCCTCTTATTTTCTCCGGTATGTCCTTTTCAGAAACAACGTCGTAAGAATAGACATACTTTCCTTTCACATGAATTTTTAAGTAAGTTTTTTTTATAAAATCATTAGGGGTGTTAGTTCCTACTGTATATTCTTTCTCATTCCTTGATTCATCAACACCTTTTAGTGAGTACATAGCTCTTCCTTTATGATGATAATCCAGAACGCCATATCCCTTCGCAATGGCGTTATTGAATTACGCTTCTAAAAAAAAGAAGAAAACGCAATATCGAGTGAATAAAGTAATACAGTTAATGATTAAAGAAGGACAAAAAATCAATTTTAATTCAGTTTCAGAAAAAGCACTTGTTTCTAAAGCATATTTATATAGAGAACCCTTAATCAGAAAAACGATTGAAGAGTTACTTCAACAACAAGAAGGAATACATGATTTTAAAAAGACATCCGATGCCTCAAAAGATGTAATCATAAAAACTTTAAAAAATAAAATCAACCTTTCAAAACATAGGAACAAATTATTAGAAAGTGAAAATGCGCATCTAAAAACACAACTAAAAAAAATTAGGAAAAGTATATGGAAATTTATAAATAGGAAGAAACATCGTATCATTTTTAAAATAACATACTTAACAGTACTAGGGTCTTTGCACACTTTTATGTTAAGAAAAAGAATTTAAATCATAATGATACATATTAAAATCTTTTGCAAATATCTCTTGAACCAACTGAAGTGTTTCTGCGTCATAAAAACTATCATAAGTAGGTAATCGTGGGAAAAGAGGCTTGGTAATATCAGCTTCTGCATAAATCCCTTTGTAAATCATCTTGCTACTTTGATAATGCCAAGATTTTGATAACAGATCTAATGGTGATTTTTTTAATTTATATACTTCTTCTAGTTTCGAAATTCCTGTGTTGAAATTTTCTAGATAAATATAGTTC
Proteins encoded:
- a CDS encoding metal ABC transporter ATP-binding protein codes for the protein MTEAIIVKDLFVSYQGNQVVQNVSFEIEKGKLVGIIGPNGAGKSTLMKAILDLIPNDKGYVRVLGEDIRSARKRIAYVPQRSDIDWDFPITVLDVVLIGTYPSLGMMKRPRKEHRDWAFECLKKVGMEEFKNRQIGELSGGQQQRVFLARALAQKAEIFFLDEPFVGIDVTSEETIIKILRELRKEGKTIVVVHHDLSKAESYFDKLLLLNKSLIHYGEVRQVLEPTVMSKAYVNQGIFFNNPAEVHSS
- a CDS encoding metalloregulator ArsR/SmtB family transcription factor, with amino-acid sequence MCNSNDLDVKAKFIRGFADKTRLQILQCMMDGEKTVSEIVEITQGNQSNVSQHLNCLKGCGIILGRQEGKYVHYSLRNQQIEQLLAMFDVVFHDVQNVVASCDKNDACLSQKGENCHDR
- the mntA gene encoding manganese ABC transporter substrate-binding protein/adhesin MntA — encoded protein: MKFKNILLSVICMFVFALTACSSNTNGKEEGSGKLKVVTTYSIIYDMVKQIGGDKVEIHSLVPIGANPHEYDPLPKDVMKMTDADMVFYNGLNLEEGGAWFKKLLKTANKSEKDAPVYKVSEGVEAIYLETKGLEKEPDPHAWMNINNGIVYAENVKKALIKEDPKNKEFYTKNADKYVAELQKLHDETVNRIHQIPEEKRFLISSEGAFKYFGKAYGIKTGYIWEINSENQGTPDQIRDVVSLIQTNKVPALFVETSVDRRSMETVSKETNVPIAGTIFTDSLGKSGEDGDTYLKMMKWNIDTIINGLQK
- a CDS encoding MgtC/SapB family protein — encoded protein: MELDILLRLLVAILVGAMIGLERQWHNCIAGLRTNILVSVGAALFVLLSVLTPTDNTPTRIASQIVSGIGFLGAGVIMKDGLTVRGLDTAATLWCSAAVGTLAGSGYLLIAITGTILIVSINSLLRPVSKWISEKSEKGFKYSQQVTSLSYRVKHKSSEKKDC
- the menA gene encoding 1,4-dihydroxy-2-naphthoate polyprenyltransferase codes for the protein MGNEKEISSAKLIWKMTRPHTLTATFSPVILGTVASLYVAEIHWLLFIAMMFACLALQIATNLFNEYYDFKRGLDTADSVGIGGGIVRHGLKPKNVLTVALLLYVVAAFIGIYICMNSSWWLVVIGLIGMAVGYLYTGGPLPIAYTPFGELVSGLLMGTCFVLIAFFIQTNTLTIESVLISIPIGILVGAINMSNNIRDIDEDIKGGRKTLAILLGREKAVATLAAAFFIAYLWIVVIVLMGYIGPWALVMFLGLKKPISAIQGFQKGVKEPGYMRIAMKSTAMTNTIFGFLLSVGLLISYLF
- a CDS encoding amino acid permease codes for the protein MKETPIKTRNSLFSFSSNSQPSELRRELGMRHLTMISIGGSIGTGLFIASGNTIHTAGPGGAIIAYLLMGCIVYLLMTSLGEMAAYMPTSGSFSTYAAKFVDPAFGFAIGWNYWFSWTITLAVEISSGAILMKYWFPYSPSILWSALFILFMFGINILSVKHYGEMEFWLSLVKVITIVTFIILGIATIFGIFKGNPIGFHNLTIGDAPFHGGILSIFSVFMIAGFSFQGTEMVGVVAGESKAPEKHIPKAVRQIFWRILLFYILTICIIGVIIPYTDQNLVNNDISNITMSPFTLVFEKIGFAFAASIMNAVILISVLSAGNSGMYVATRMLWVMAKEGKAPNCLKKVNKQGIPINALLMTTAVSIVAFAASLFGEGQAFIWLLNASGLCGFIAWLGIAISHYRFRQAFLHQEKNLNKLPYQAKWYPIGPILAFVICTIIILGQNYSAFMGSHVDWYEVLATYIGLLLFLVFWFGYKIIKKTKVIPLQQVNLDHDNH
- a CDS encoding metal ABC transporter permease; amino-acid sequence: MKIVEFIDALMQYGFLQKALLTSVMVGVICGVIGCFIILRGMALMGDAISHAVLPGVALSYMIGMNYFIGAVLTGVITAVGIGFVSQNSRIKHDMAIGIMFTSVFAVGIILITFMKSSSDLYHILFGNVLSVRSSDMWMTLIIGVVIISLVILFYKELLVSTFDPTMAQSYGLPNKWIHYGLMILLTMVTVASLQTVGIILVVAMLITPAATAYLLTNRLWVMIYLAAGIGALSSVVGLFFSFSYNLASGATIVLVATFLFGLAFFFSPSQGLFWRAIKIRKNRAELS
- a CDS encoding DUF6262 family protein, with the protein product MNKVIQLMIKEGQKINFNSVSEKALVSKAYLYREPLIRKTIEELLQQQEGIHDFKKTSDASKDVIIKTLKNKINLSKHRNKLLESENAHLKTQLKKIRKSIWKFINRKKHRIIFKITYLTVLGSLHTFMLRKRI